One genomic region from Muriicola soli encodes:
- the truA gene encoding tRNA pseudouridine(38-40) synthase TruA: MKGKYIYIVWVQYLGFRYSGWQRQPGQKTVEGMIRKTLKFISPEGHYKVLGASRTDAKVSALKSAFQLISQNGPVKEMDEFTRELNRNLPADIRVLGMEKAREGLNIIKDASNKEYHYLFSFGSKNHPYSAPFLANFPDELDLPLMQEWASVFEGEHDFRNFTARLRPGSTTVRRITHCSIEENIAIQANFFPEKSYMLRVKGDGFMRYQIRMIMGVLVLLGKREIEPEFLQKALQPGNKVDIPYIAPASGLYLNAVELM; this comes from the coding sequence ATGAAGGGGAAGTACATATATATTGTCTGGGTCCAATATCTGGGTTTCAGATACAGCGGCTGGCAAAGACAACCCGGTCAGAAAACGGTGGAGGGTATGATCAGGAAGACCTTAAAGTTTATCAGCCCTGAGGGGCATTACAAGGTCTTAGGGGCAAGCAGAACTGATGCCAAGGTTTCAGCGCTGAAATCAGCTTTTCAATTGATCTCCCAAAACGGCCCTGTAAAGGAGATGGATGAATTTACCAGAGAACTCAATCGAAATTTACCGGCTGATATTCGTGTTCTGGGGATGGAAAAAGCCAGAGAAGGCTTGAATATTATTAAGGATGCCTCCAATAAGGAATATCACTACCTGTTTTCATTTGGTTCTAAAAACCATCCGTATTCCGCTCCCTTTCTCGCGAATTTTCCCGATGAGCTCGATTTACCCCTGATGCAGGAATGGGCATCTGTCTTCGAGGGGGAACACGATTTTCGAAACTTCACAGCACGCCTGCGGCCCGGTTCTACTACCGTGAGACGGATAACTCATTGCTCTATAGAAGAAAATATTGCCATACAGGCTAACTTCTTTCCGGAAAAAAGCTATATGCTAAGAGTGAAGGGAGATGGTTTTATGCGATATCAAATCCGGATGATTATGGGAGTCCTGGTATTGCTTGGTAAAAGGGAAATAGAGCCTGAGTTCCTTCAAAAAGCCCTTCAGCCGGGTAACAAAGTCGATATTCCTTACATAGCTCCTGCCTCCGGACTATATCTGAACGCCGTGGAACTCATGTAG
- a CDS encoding DUF418 domain-containing protein, whose protein sequence is MDFRFFRIDFLGLGRFLVFFFTHGENIFHAHSLTEDSPEIIEYFNIVSQGSLWEVFKANAWEGHVMKLDFQLGIFSRGYLTFGFFLLGLYTGRIEFFKNYMEKKQLVKDLLWASVILLCISVLITVGAFVQIGPEPRFDSWYAMIGLTGFDLVNISITFILLCLFVMVYRKEKWKKGLNHFIPYGRTALTNYVLQSVVGTLVFYGWGLGYIGKLSNTTSFGLALLLILIQILISKWWMKHFYYGPFEWLWRSLTFFKVYPFRRVKV, encoded by the coding sequence ATGGATTTTAGGTTTTTCCGTATTGATTTTTTGGGTTTAGGTCGATTTTTGGTGTTCTTTTTTACGCATGGTGAAAATATCTTCCACGCTCATAGTCTTACAGAAGACAGCCCTGAAATAATTGAGTATTTTAATATTGTATCACAGGGATCCCTATGGGAAGTTTTTAAAGCCAATGCCTGGGAAGGCCATGTAATGAAATTGGATTTTCAGTTAGGAATTTTTTCCAGAGGCTACCTCACATTCGGTTTCTTTCTCCTGGGACTCTACACAGGCAGGATAGAATTCTTTAAAAACTACATGGAAAAGAAGCAACTAGTGAAGGATTTACTCTGGGCATCAGTAATACTGTTGTGCATATCCGTTTTGATCACCGTTGGAGCTTTTGTTCAGATCGGTCCTGAGCCGCGATTTGACAGTTGGTACGCCATGATTGGTTTAACCGGTTTTGACCTTGTAAATATTTCTATCACCTTTATCCTTCTTTGTCTTTTTGTAATGGTCTACAGGAAAGAGAAATGGAAAAAAGGTCTTAATCATTTTATTCCCTACGGCAGGACCGCACTCACCAACTACGTTTTGCAGAGTGTTGTTGGTACTTTGGTTTTCTATGGCTGGGGTCTGGGCTATATTGGAAAGCTTAGCAACACTACTTCTTTTGGTCTTGCGTTACTGCTTATTTTGATCCAGATTCTGATTAGTAAATGGTGGATGAAACACTTTTATTACGGTCCATTTGAATGGCTTTGGAGAAGCCTCACCTTTTTCAAGGTCTACCCTTTCAGAAGGGTAAAAGTGTAA
- a CDS encoding magnesium chelatase, protein MKLDYSKIKTLGDLKKAGYKSQGIKDELRKNLIQRIKDGKETFAGVWGYEDSVIPELERAILSRHNINLLGLRGQAKTRLARLMVNLLDEYIPVVEGSEINDDPFAPISRYSKQLIKEKGEDTPISWLHRDERFYEKLATPDVTVADLIGDVDPIKAANLKLSYADDRVIHFGMIPRANRCIFVINELPDLQARIQVSLFNILQEGDIQIRGFKLRLPLDLQFVFTANPEDYTNRGSIVTPLKDRIGSQILTHYPKEVETARKITEQEANLDGDQAQMIYVPELAKDLLEQISFEARSSEYVDAKSGVSARTSITAFENLLSTAERRALLQGASGTTVRLSDFIGVIPAITGKIELVYEGEQEGADTVAMMLIDDAVKSLFPNYFPAILKLEQKDAEGPYDDLILWFFDRDGIELPDDLSEAEYRKLLDSIPPLQDLISKHQPKAAQEDSYFLKEFLLWGLVVHKKLSKQRYKKGFKLKDLYGGFISKL, encoded by the coding sequence ATGAAATTAGATTACAGTAAAATTAAAACCCTGGGAGATCTTAAAAAGGCGGGGTACAAGTCTCAGGGAATCAAAGATGAATTGAGAAAAAATCTCATACAACGCATAAAGGATGGAAAAGAGACCTTTGCAGGCGTTTGGGGATATGAAGATTCGGTTATTCCTGAACTTGAGAGGGCCATTTTATCCCGGCATAATATTAATCTGCTGGGTTTAAGGGGGCAGGCTAAAACAAGGCTGGCTCGACTCATGGTTAATCTCCTCGATGAGTACATCCCTGTGGTGGAAGGTTCCGAAATCAATGATGATCCATTTGCTCCGATCTCGAGGTACAGCAAGCAACTTATTAAAGAAAAAGGCGAGGATACTCCTATTTCATGGCTTCACAGAGATGAACGATTTTATGAGAAACTAGCAACCCCGGATGTGACCGTGGCAGATCTTATTGGTGATGTTGATCCTATAAAAGCAGCTAATCTCAAACTTTCTTACGCCGATGACAGAGTGATCCATTTTGGAATGATCCCCAGAGCAAACCGCTGTATTTTTGTAATCAACGAATTACCCGATCTGCAGGCCAGGATTCAGGTCTCCCTTTTTAATATCTTACAAGAAGGAGATATTCAGATCAGGGGATTTAAATTACGGCTGCCATTAGATCTGCAATTCGTTTTTACAGCGAATCCGGAAGACTATACCAACAGGGGCAGCATAGTAACTCCTTTAAAAGACAGGATAGGTTCGCAAATACTGACACATTATCCCAAGGAAGTAGAAACTGCCAGGAAGATTACAGAACAGGAAGCGAATTTAGACGGGGATCAAGCTCAAATGATCTACGTGCCTGAACTCGCTAAGGATCTGCTTGAACAGATTAGTTTCGAGGCGCGAAGCAGTGAATACGTGGATGCCAAAAGTGGAGTAAGTGCCCGAACGAGTATTACAGCATTTGAAAATTTATTGAGCACTGCCGAGAGAAGGGCCCTGTTGCAGGGTGCTTCAGGAACTACGGTGCGACTTTCAGACTTTATAGGTGTAATTCCAGCCATAACTGGTAAGATTGAATTGGTCTACGAAGGGGAACAAGAAGGGGCAGATACGGTAGCCATGATGCTTATTGATGATGCTGTAAAAAGTCTTTTCCCTAATTACTTCCCGGCTATTCTAAAGCTGGAGCAAAAAGACGCTGAGGGGCCTTATGATGATCTTATTCTATGGTTTTTCGACAGAGATGGCATTGAATTACCGGATGACCTGAGTGAGGCGGAATACAGAAAATTGCTGGACAGCATACCTCCCTTGCAGGACCTGATCAGCAAACACCAACCCAAGGCGGCGCAAGAGGATTCCTATTTCCTGAAAGAATTTCTTCTCTGGGGATTGGTGGTCCATAAAAAGCTGAGTAAACAGCGGTATAAAAAGGGATTCAAGTTAAAAGATCTCTACGGAGGATTTATAAGTAAATTATAG
- a CDS encoding vWA domain-containing protein, translating into MAMKSRSGFRFTTYEAPDQTPFEKLFEIFQELITHTSGDVDEALDWLRELDKEYDLTDENYTIDDFIEDLKAKGFLREEFELGEGGEGEGTPGEGSLSITAKMERLIRQRALDQIFGKIKRSGSGNHRTGKTGLGDEHTGDFREYRYGDSLDRISMTESLKNAQVNHGLDGFSLTEDDLVVEDTHHKAQMSTVLMIDISHSMILYGEDRITPAKKVAMALAELITTRYPKDTLDILVFGNDAWPIPIKDLPYLKVGPYHTNTVAGLQLAMDMLRRKKNTNKQIFMITDGKPSCIRLPDGNYYKNSVGLDDFIVEKCYNMARQARKLHIPITTFMIAQDPYLKQFVRHFTEANKGKALFTGLQGLGEMIFEDYEKNRKKRLK; encoded by the coding sequence ATGGCTATGAAATCTAGATCGGGTTTTCGCTTTACTACCTACGAAGCGCCGGATCAAACCCCTTTTGAAAAACTTTTTGAAATATTCCAGGAACTCATTACCCATACTTCCGGAGATGTGGATGAGGCTTTGGATTGGCTCCGTGAATTAGACAAGGAATACGATCTTACGGATGAGAACTATACCATAGACGATTTTATTGAAGATCTGAAGGCTAAAGGATTCCTCAGAGAAGAGTTTGAACTGGGAGAAGGTGGAGAAGGGGAAGGTACTCCCGGAGAGGGCTCCCTGTCGATAACTGCGAAAATGGAGCGCCTGATCAGGCAACGCGCCCTGGACCAAATATTCGGAAAGATCAAACGAAGCGGGTCAGGAAACCATCGTACGGGGAAAACCGGGCTCGGGGATGAACATACAGGCGACTTTAGAGAGTATCGGTATGGCGATTCTCTTGACAGGATATCAATGACAGAAAGCCTTAAAAACGCCCAGGTCAACCATGGCCTCGATGGCTTTTCCCTGACAGAAGACGATCTCGTTGTAGAGGATACACATCACAAGGCGCAAATGAGTACAGTATTGATGATTGATATCAGTCACAGTATGATCCTCTATGGCGAAGACAGGATCACTCCGGCCAAAAAAGTGGCCATGGCCCTCGCAGAACTTATAACCACACGTTACCCCAAGGATACTTTAGACATCCTGGTATTTGGTAACGACGCCTGGCCCATACCTATAAAAGACCTGCCATACCTTAAAGTAGGACCGTATCACACGAATACGGTGGCCGGACTTCAATTGGCCATGGACATGCTCCGCAGAAAGAAAAACACCAACAAGCAGATCTTTATGATTACAGATGGTAAGCCCAGTTGCATTCGGTTGCCAGATGGAAATTATTACAAGAACAGTGTAGGACTCGACGATTTTATTGTAGAAAAGTGTTACAATATGGCCAGACAGGCTCGTAAATTGCATATCCCGATCACCACATTTATGATTGCGCAGGATCCCTATTTAAAACAATTTGTCAGGCATTTTACTGAAGCGAACAAAGGGAAAGCCTTATTTACCGGTTTACAGGGATTAGGAGAAATGATCTTCGAAGACTATGAAAAAAACAGAAAAAAAAGATTGAAATAA